The genomic window GTTCCAATTAGCTTAGATTCACCATATTCAATCGATGCTAATATTTGGGGACGTGCTAACGAAGCCGGTGTTCTTGAAGATCCATGGGTTGAAGCACCAGAAGATGCATTTGGTTTAACAAAGCCAATCGAAGAAACACCCGATGAACCTACAACTTTGACAATCACTTTTGATAAAGGTGTTCCAGTTGCAGTTAATGGCGAAGAAATGTCATTTGCAACTATCATCGAAAAATTAAACGTTATTGCAGGAGACAATGGTGTCGGTAGAATTGACCACATCGAAAACAGACTTGTTGGTATCAAGTCACGTGAAATTTACGAATGTCCTGCAGCTATGGTCTTGATCAAAGCTCACAAGGAACTTGAAGATTTAACAACAGAACGTGACTTAGGTCATTTCAAACCAGTTATTGAAAAAGAATTAACAGAAATTATCTATAATGGTCTTTGGTTCTCACCATTGATGAACTCATTGTTGGCATTCTTGAAGGAAAGCCAAAAGAACGTTACTGGCGATATCAGATTAAACTTGTTCAAAGGTAATATCTGGATCCTTGGACGTAAATCAAAGAGCTCATTGTATGATAAAGATCTTGCTACATATACTTCAGCCGATTCATTCGACCAAGAAGCAGCTAAAGGATTTATCAAACTTTGGGGACTTCCAACACAAGTTCAAGCTCAAGTTGATGCCAAAAATGGTAAGAAACTAGTTAACGAGGACAAATAATGAGTACCAAAAAATTATGGGGTGGTC from Companilactobacillus sp. includes these protein-coding regions:
- a CDS encoding argininosuccinate synthase; the protein is MTDTKKVVLAYSGGLDTSVAIPWLKDKGYDVIACCIDVGEGKDHDFIEKKAIQVGAVDAVTIDAKEEFADNYALVSLQGNTLYEDSYPLLSALSRPLIVKKLVEVANEKGAVAIAHGCTGKGNDQVRFEVGIHALAPDLDVLSPVRDWHWSREEEIDYAKKHDIPVPISLDSPYSIDANIWGRANEAGVLEDPWVEAPEDAFGLTKPIEETPDEPTTLTITFDKGVPVAVNGEEMSFATIIEKLNVIAGDNGVGRIDHIENRLVGIKSREIYECPAAMVLIKAHKELEDLTTERDLGHFKPVIEKELTEIIYNGLWFSPLMNSLLAFLKESQKNVTGDIRLNLFKGNIWILGRKSKSSLYDKDLATYTSADSFDQEAAKGFIKLWGLPTQVQAQVDAKNGKKLVNEDK